One Capra hircus breed San Clemente chromosome 29, ASM170441v1, whole genome shotgun sequence genomic region harbors:
- the LOC102179637 gene encoding pregnancy-associated glycoprotein 1-like, with protein sequence MKWLVLLGLVAFSECIVIIPLTKVKTMRKTLSEKSMLKNFLKEHAYRQSQISSRGSNITIHPLRNIMDMVYVGKITIGTPPQEFQVVFDTGSSELWVPSVFCPSSACSTHVRFRHHQSSTFRPTQKTFSITYGSGSMKGFLAYDTVRIGDLLSTDQEFGLSVAEYGFEHVPFDGVLGLNYPDMSFIRTIPIFDNLKNQGAFSEPVFAFYLGKAKGSVVMFGGVDHHYYKGELNWVPLIHTGDWSVHMDRISMKRKVIACSGGCEAIVDTGTSLILGPRRLVNSIQKLIGATPQGSEHYISCFAIYTLPSIIFTINGINYPVPARAYIHKDSRGHCFTTFKENTVRTSTENWILGAVFLRLYFSVYDRGNDRIGLAQAV encoded by the exons ATGAAGTGGCTTGTGCTCCTCGGGCTGGTTGCCTTCTCAGAGTGCATAGTCAT AATACCTCTAACAAAAGTGAAGACCATGAGAAAAACCCTCAGTGAAAAAAGCATGCTGAAAAACTTCCTGAAGGAACATGCTTACAGACAGTCCCAGATTTCTTCTCGTGGCTCAAATATAACTATTCATCCCCTGAGGAACATCATGGAT ATGGTCTACGTGGGTAAAATCACCATTGGAACACCCCCTCAGGAATTCCAGGTTGTCTTTGACACAGGCTCATCTGAGTTGTGGGTGCCCTCTGTCTTTTGCCCCAGTTCAGCCTGTT CTACACACGTTAGGTTCCGACATCATCAGTCTTCCACCTTCCGGCCTACCCAAAAGACCTTCAGCATCACCTATGGATCTGGGAGCATGAAAGGATTTCTTGCTTATGACACCGTTCGG ATTGGGGACCTTCTAAGTACTGATCAGGAATTCGGACTAAGCGTGGCGGAATACGGGTTTGAGCATGTACCTTTTGATGGCGTCTTGGGCTTGAACTACCCTGACATGTCCTTCATAAGAACCATACCCATCTTTGACAACCTGAAGAATCAAGGTGCcttttctgagcctgtttttgcCTTCTACTTGGGCAA GGCGAAGGGCAGTGTGGTGATGTTTGGTGGGGTGGACCACCACTATTACAAGGGAGAGCTCAACTGGGTACCATTGATCCACACAGGCGACTGGAGTGTACACATGGACCG CATCTCCATGAAAAGAAAGGTTATTGCTTGTTCTGGTGGCTGTGAGGCCATTGTGGACACCGGGACATCACTGATCCTTGGCCCAAGAAGACTGGTCAATAGTATCCAGAAGCTCATCGGTGCCACACCACAGGGTTCCGAG CACTACATTTCATGTTTTGCCATCTATACCCTGCCCTCTATTATCTTCACCATCAACGGCATCAACTACCCAGTGCCAGCTCGAGCCTACATCCACAAG GATTCTAGAGGCCACTGCTTTACCACCTTTAAAGAGAACACAGTGAGGACATCTACAGAGAACTGGATCCTGGGTGCCGTCTTCCTGAGGCTGTATTTCTCCGTGTATGATCGAGGAAATGACAGGATTGGCCTGGCACAGGCAGTGTAA